Proteins encoded by one window of Primulina huaijiensis isolate GDHJ02 chromosome 1, ASM1229523v2, whole genome shotgun sequence:
- the LOC140982787 gene encoding cytochrome P450 CYP94D108: MVIHFLFIFLISIYFYVFFYRAKSKKITYGFRSYPLVGSLPDFLRNRHRFLDWSTEVLSNCPTNTAVFHRPGKVNGVIHANPQLVEHMLKSNFDNYPKGVRFRTLLEDFLGGGIFNTDGELWRIQRKTASYEFNTKSLRNFVMENVTVELQKRLIPILETAAEEERVLDAQDILERFAFDNICKLAFNVDPGCLGGDGTAGGEFMQAFEDAATLSSGRFMYALPRSYVVKKFFNLGSEKKLKNSIATVYDFADKIISTRMEEKSEKKDEDLLSRFMGNGENSVEYLRDIVISFILAGRDTTSSALSWFFWLLSSKPDVEETIIQELDKIRQKNGKKIGDIFTFDELREMHYLQASISEAMRLYPPVPIDTKACNEDDILPDGTFIGKDWFISYHTYAMGRMVSIWGNDCCDYKPERWIENGICKQESPFKFPVFHAGPRMCLGKDMAYIQMKSIAAAVLERFAIQVLMEKGKCPEHLLSLTLRMKGGLPVIVKKRIMST; the protein is encoded by the coding sequence CCTTGACTGGAGCACCGAAGTGTTGTCCAACTGCCCCACCAACACCGCGGTCTTCCACCGTCCCGGAAAAGTTAACGGCGTCATCCATGCCAACCCGCAACTTGTCGAGCATATGCTGAAATCGAACTTCGATAACTACCCAAAAGGCGTGCGCTTCAGGACCCTTCTCGAAGATTTCCTTGGAGGTGGAATCTTCAACACGGATGGAGAACTATGGAGGATTCAGCGCAAAACGGCGAGTTATGAGTTCAATACGAAATCCCTCCGGAATTTCGTCATGGAAAATGTAACTGTGGAGTTGCAGAAGCGTTTGATCCCGATTCTTGAAACGGCGGCTGAAGAGGAGAGGGTTCTGGATGCACAAGATATTCTCGAAAGATTTGCGTTTGATAATATCTGTAAACTTGCGTTTAATGTTGATCCAGGTTGTTTGGGCGGAGATGGAACCGCAGGTGGGGAATTCATGCAGGCTTTTGAGGATGCCGCGACGCTCAGTTCTGGTAGATTTATGTATGCTTTACCAAGATCATATGTAGTTAAGAAGTTTTTCAATCTGGGGTCggagaaaaaattgaaaaattcaaTCGCTACTGTTTATGATTTTGCTGATAAGATAATTAGTACAAGAATGGAGGAGAAATCTGAGAAAAAAGATGAggatttgttatcaagattcaTGGGAAATGgtgaaaattcagttgaatatTTAAGGGATATTGTTATTAGTTTCATTTTAGCCGGCAGGGACACTACATCATCAGCTCTCTCTTGGTTCTTTTGGTTGCTATCTTCAAAACCAGATGTGGAGGAAACAATTATTCAAGAACTAGATAAAATTCGACaaaaaaatgggaaaaaaatcgGCGATATATTCACTTTTGATGAATTGCGTGAAATGCATTATCTCCAAGCATCCATATCAGAAGCCATGAGGCTTTATCCACCGGTGCCCATAGACACAAAAGCGTGTAATGAAGATGACATATTGCCCGATGGCACGTTTATCGGCAAGGATTGGTTCATTTCATATCACACGTATGCTATGGGGAGGATGGTGAGTATTTGGGGCAATGATTGCTGCGACTATAAGCCAGAAAGGTGGATTGAGAACGGGATTTGTAAGCAAGAAAGTCCCTTTAAGTTTCCGGTTTTTCACGCCGGCCCGCGAATGTGTTTAGGGAAAGATATGGCCTATATTCAGATGAAATCCATAGCTGCTGCTGTATTAGAGAGATTTGCAATACAAGTGTTGATGGAGAAAGGTAAGTGCCCTGAGCATTTGCTGTCTCTGACTCTAAGGATGAAGGGTGGTTTGCCCGTGATAGTGAAGAAGAGGATCATGTCGACTTAA